In Hwangdonia lutea, a single window of DNA contains:
- a CDS encoding hemolysin family protein: MGLLLFYAFISVFFSFLCSILEAVLLSVTPTFINVKKQEGKDYAFALEALKKDVDRPLIAILTLNTIAHTVGAILVGVQAKSAYAELYGSETRTILGVTFTEDLMVGVVSTIMTILILVASEIIPKTIGATYWKSLVNFTTKALRVLIFPLKWTGLLWLLQLTTKLIGGKSHGSILSREDFHAMADIAHEEGVFQESESKVIKNLLTFKEIKAKDVMTPRTVMKTESADTTVEDFFNKNLNLRFSRVPIYADTEDNIKGLVLKDDVFKEMALGNGNKKLSELKRDIIVITRNMAIPTLFEELVETRNHMALVVDEYGTVSGIVTMEDVIETLLGLEIMDESDNVSDLQVQARKNWEARAKKLGILDDMNTEE, encoded by the coding sequence ATGGGATTACTTCTGTTTTACGCTTTTATTTCGGTTTTTTTTTCATTTTTATGTTCCATTTTAGAGGCTGTTCTGTTAAGCGTTACACCAACTTTTATTAATGTAAAAAAGCAGGAAGGTAAAGATTATGCCTTTGCTTTAGAAGCTTTAAAAAAAGATGTAGACAGACCACTTATTGCTATTCTTACCTTAAATACCATTGCGCACACCGTTGGTGCTATTTTAGTGGGTGTACAAGCAAAATCTGCCTATGCCGAATTATACGGTTCGGAAACAAGAACCATTCTTGGTGTTACGTTTACCGAAGATTTAATGGTTGGTGTGGTATCGACAATTATGACGATTTTAATATTAGTGGCTTCAGAAATAATACCAAAAACCATTGGCGCAACGTATTGGAAATCGTTGGTTAATTTTACCACCAAAGCCTTAAGGGTTCTAATATTTCCATTAAAATGGACTGGCTTACTCTGGTTGCTTCAACTCACTACAAAACTCATTGGTGGGAAAAGCCACGGCAGCATTTTAAGTCGTGAAGATTTTCATGCCATGGCAGATATCGCACACGAAGAAGGTGTTTTTCAAGAATCGGAAAGTAAAGTCATAAAAAACCTGTTGACCTTTAAAGAAATTAAAGCCAAAGACGTCATGACCCCGCGAACGGTTATGAAAACAGAAAGTGCAGATACCACCGTTGAAGATTTTTTCAATAAAAATTTAAACCTCAGGTTCTCTCGTGTTCCTATTTATGCCGATACCGAAGACAATATAAAAGGACTGGTTTTAAAAGACGACGTGTTTAAGGAAATGGCCTTGGGTAACGGCAACAAAAAACTCTCTGAACTGAAACGCGACATTATTGTAATAACTCGAAATATGGCCATTCCTACGCTATTTGAAGAGCTTGTGGAAACCCGAAACCACATGGCCTTGGTAGTTGATGAATACGGTACCGTAAGCGGCATTGTAACCATGGAAGATGTTATTGAAACTTTGTTGGGTCTGGAAATTATGGACGAAAGCGATAACGTATCAGATTTGCAAGTACAAGCACGAAAAAACTGGGAAGCCCGGGCCAAAAAGTTAGGTATTTTAGACGATATGAATACCGAGGAATAA